In Desulfobulbus oralis, one DNA window encodes the following:
- the hisB gene encoding imidazoleglycerol-phosphate dehydratase HisB has product MAQSKGRKASIERHTLETRIHLDLLLDGSGRADVACGLGFMEHMLSLLAVHGFFDLSLQAQGDLQVDGHHTVEDMGICLGQAFAQALGDKAGIARYGHAYVPMDETLARVCLDLSNRPFLHYDVELPQEKIGDFDACLIKEFLRAFALHAGCTLHVELLHGENSHHIVEAVFKALGRALRAAVTPLAGLKGQLSSKGVL; this is encoded by the coding sequence ATGGCGCAATCAAAGGGACGAAAGGCCAGCATCGAGCGGCACACCCTGGAAACCAGAATCCATCTCGACCTGCTCCTTGACGGCAGTGGGCGGGCCGACGTGGCCTGCGGGCTGGGCTTCATGGAGCACATGCTCAGCCTGCTGGCAGTGCATGGTTTTTTCGACCTCAGTCTGCAGGCGCAGGGCGATCTCCAGGTTGACGGCCATCACACGGTGGAAGATATGGGGATCTGCCTGGGACAGGCCTTTGCCCAGGCTCTGGGCGACAAGGCCGGTATAGCCCGCTATGGCCATGCCTATGTGCCCATGGACGAAACGCTGGCGCGCGTTTGCCTGGATCTCTCCAACCGGCCCTTTCTGCACTACGATGTGGAGCTGCCGCAGGAAAAAATCGGCGACTTTGACGCATGCCTGATCAAGGAATTTCTGCGTGCCTTTGCCCTACATGCAGGTTGCACCCTGCACGTGGAGCTGCTCCACGGCGAAAACAGCCACCACATCGTGGAAGCCGTTTTCAAGGCGCTGGGCCGGGCGCTGAGAGCCGCGGTCACGCCGCTTGCCGGGCTCAAGGGTCAGCTTTCCTCAAAGGGCGTGCTGTAA
- the pgsA gene encoding CDP-diacylglycerol--glycerol-3-phosphate 3-phosphatidyltransferase, which translates to MKTHRKVLTIPNLITGGRFLLTAVLMFLLMRPQTTGTALLALLVFILAACSDWVDGYLARRWESVTILGKLMDPLADKVLVATAMLMLIPLGRIPAWLVLVIIVREFVITGLRGVAASTGTVVAASFLGKLKSTSQYIGLGFLIFPEHLLSFLPIYSIGRCIMYVALVLTVWSGLDYFYKLRSIFVEER; encoded by the coding sequence GTGAAAACGCATAGGAAAGTTTTGACCATCCCCAACCTCATCACTGGCGGCCGCTTTCTGCTCACCGCGGTGCTGATGTTTCTCCTGATGAGGCCGCAGACCACCGGCACGGCCCTGCTGGCCCTTCTGGTTTTCATTCTGGCCGCATGCTCCGACTGGGTGGACGGTTACCTGGCACGGCGCTGGGAAAGCGTCACGATTCTGGGCAAACTGATGGATCCCCTGGCCGACAAGGTGCTGGTTGCCACGGCAATGCTGATGCTCATCCCCCTGGGCCGTATTCCGGCCTGGCTGGTGCTGGTGATCATTGTGCGCGAATTTGTCATCACGGGCCTGCGTGGCGTGGCCGCATCCACGGGCACGGTGGTGGCAGCCAGTTTTCTGGGCAAGCTGAAGTCCACCTCGCAGTACATTGGCCTGGGCTTCCTCATCTTTCCCGAACACCTGCTCTCGTTCCTGCCCATCTACTCCATCGGCCGCTGCATCATGTATGTCGCCCTCGTGCTGACTGTCTGGTCCGGCCTGGATTATTTTTACAAACTCCGCAGCATCTTTGTGGAAGAACGCTGA